One window of the Fusobacterium animalis 7_1 genome contains the following:
- a CDS encoding beta-ketoacyl-ACP synthase III — translation MQSIGIKGIGYYVPENVFTNFDFEKIIDTSDEWIRTRTGIVERRFASKDQATSDLACEAALKAIKNAKINKEDVDMIILATTTPDYIAQGASCIVQHKLGLKNIPCFDVNAACTGFIYSLSVAYALVNSKLYKNILVIGAETLTRIIDIKNRNTAVLFGDGAAAAIVGEVEEGYGILGFSIGAEGEDDMILKVPAGGSKKPNDEETVKNRENFVVMKGQEVFKFAVRVLPKVTLEALKKAKLNVQDLSMIFPHQANLRIIESAAKRMKFPLEKFYMNLSRYGNTSSASVGIALGEAIEKGLIKKGDNIALTGFGGGLTYGSVIIKWAY, via the coding sequence GAAAAAATTATAGATACAAGTGATGAATGGATAAGAACAAGAACTGGTATAGTAGAAAGAAGATTTGCTTCAAAGGACCAAGCAACTTCTGATTTAGCTTGTGAAGCAGCTTTAAAAGCAATTAAAAATGCAAAGATAAATAAAGAAGATGTAGATATGATAATTTTAGCTACTACTACACCTGATTATATTGCACAAGGAGCTTCTTGTATAGTACAACATAAGTTAGGTTTAAAAAATATCCCTTGCTTTGATGTTAATGCTGCTTGTACAGGTTTTATTTATAGTTTGTCAGTTGCTTATGCATTGGTAAATTCAAAACTATATAAAAATATACTTGTTATAGGGGCTGAAACTTTAACAAGAATAATAGATATAAAAAATAGAAATACTGCTGTCTTATTTGGAGATGGAGCTGCTGCTGCAATAGTAGGTGAAGTTGAAGAAGGATATGGAATTTTAGGATTTTCAATAGGAGCAGAAGGTGAAGATGATATGATACTTAAAGTTCCTGCTGGTGGAAGTAAAAAACCTAATGATGAAGAGACAGTAAAAAATAGAGAAAATTTTGTGGTTATGAAAGGACAAGAAGTTTTTAAATTTGCAGTTAGAGTTTTACCAAAGGTAACATTAGAAGCATTGAAGAAGGCAAAATTAAATGTTCAAGATTTATCTATGATTTTTCCACATCAAGCAAATTTAAGAATTATAGAATCAGCAGCAAAGAGAATGAAATTTCCATTGGAAAAATTCTATATGAATTTAAGTAGATATGGAAATACTTCATCTGCCTCTGTTGGAATTGCACTAGGAGAAGCAATAGAAAAAGGACTGATAAAGAAAGGAGATAATATTGCTTTAACTGGTTTTGGTGGAGGACTAACTTATGGCTCAGTAATTATAAAATGGGCTTATTAG